One genomic window of Campylobacter fetus subsp. fetus includes the following:
- a CDS encoding response regulator transcription factor, translating to MINILMIEDDLELAEILTEYLEQFDVRITTCEDPYLGLSTLNTSKFDLVILDLTLPGIDGLEVCKEIRKKNDIPIIISSARHDLSDKVNAFEFGADDYLPKPYNPQELLVRIKSHLRRQNIKQREENKAKKDLICDDFKHIITLKGTPLNLTVAEYDILKYLIKKEGGAISREELIYNCDSINEDSTNKSIDVIIGRIRVKLGENPKEPKYIHAIRGVGYKLEQ from the coding sequence ATGATAAATATTTTAATGATCGAAGACGATTTAGAGCTTGCTGAAATTTTAACAGAGTATTTAGAACAATTTGACGTACGTATCACTACTTGCGAAGATCCGTATTTAGGACTTTCCACACTAAATACAAGTAAATTTGATCTAGTTATTTTAGATCTTACTTTGCCCGGTATCGATGGACTTGAAGTATGCAAAGAGATAAGAAAGAAAAACGATATTCCTATTATTATTTCAAGTGCAAGACACGATCTAAGCGATAAAGTAAATGCTTTTGAGTTTGGAGCAGACGACTATCTTCCAAAACCATATAATCCTCAAGAACTGCTAGTTAGAATAAAAAGCCATTTAAGAAGACAAAATATCAAACAAAGAGAAGAAAATAAGGCAAAAAAAGATCTAATTTGTGATGATTTTAAACATATTATAACACTAAAAGGAACGCCTTTAAATCTCACAGTCGCCGAATACGATATACTAAAATACTTAATTAAAAAAGAAGGAGGAGCTATAAGTAGAGAAGAGCTTATTTATAACTGCGACTCTATAAACGAGGATAGTACAAACAAAAGCATAGATGTTATCATAGGACGTATAAGAGTAAAGCTTGGCGAAAATCCAAAAGAGCCAAAATACATTCACGCTATACGCGGCGTTGGCTACAAACTAGAACAATGA
- a CDS encoding Do family serine endopeptidase — translation MNKLTIISIITAASLFGADVKFSDANNNYARVNPSADANTVLSYHSSIEKAKKSVVNISTSKTIKVKNNLNSLMDDPFFKEFFGFNFKTPKERSQKATSLGSGVIISNDGYIVTNYHVVEDSDEIIVTLLDNSKEYKAKVVGIDPKTDLAIIKIDAKNFQAISFADSSKLLEGDLVFAIGNPFGVGGSITSGIISGLNKDNIGLNQYEDFIQTDASINPGNSGGALVDSRGALVGINSAILSRSGGNNGIGFAIPSNMVKTIAQKLISDGKITRGYIGVMISNLTDDQKEIYTNKEGALVTNVEKDKPADIAGLKRGDLIIKVGNQTIKNANDLKNLIGSLEPNKEIKITFERSNQIKDTTLKLANMDSGYIDPKDAYLTDGLSLQNLSDEIRYKFQIPKDIKGIIITNVKDDSNAANAGFEAGDIIVQVNEKIIYNVDDFTKEIKSSKAQNKKPIIWINRSGVLMGLVLK, via the coding sequence ATGAATAAACTAACGATTATTTCTATAATAACAGCCGCAAGTCTATTTGGCGCAGATGTTAAATTTAGTGATGCAAATAACAACTACGCAAGAGTAAATCCAAGTGCAGATGCAAATACTGTTTTATCATATCACAGCTCTATAGAAAAAGCTAAAAAATCTGTAGTAAATATATCAACATCGAAAACTATAAAAGTAAAAAACAATCTAAATAGTCTAATGGACGATCCGTTTTTTAAAGAATTTTTTGGATTTAACTTCAAAACTCCAAAAGAAAGAAGTCAAAAAGCAACGTCTTTAGGATCCGGAGTAATCATCTCAAACGATGGATATATAGTCACAAACTATCATGTAGTCGAAGATAGCGATGAGATCATAGTAACATTGCTTGATAATTCAAAAGAGTATAAAGCAAAAGTAGTCGGCATAGATCCAAAAACAGATCTTGCTATTATAAAAATAGATGCTAAAAACTTTCAAGCTATAAGTTTTGCCGATAGTTCAAAACTTCTTGAAGGAGACCTTGTATTTGCTATAGGAAATCCATTTGGTGTAGGCGGAAGTATAACAAGTGGAATTATTTCAGGGTTGAATAAAGATAATATAGGATTAAACCAATATGAAGATTTCATACAAACAGACGCTAGCATAAATCCGGGAAATAGCGGTGGAGCGCTGGTAGATAGCAGAGGAGCATTAGTCGGTATAAACTCTGCCATTCTTAGCAGAAGCGGCGGAAATAACGGCATTGGGTTTGCTATTCCATCGAATATGGTAAAAACAATAGCGCAAAAACTAATCTCAGATGGAAAAATCACACGCGGATATATAGGCGTTATGATATCAAATTTAACCGATGATCAAAAAGAAATTTATACAAACAAAGAAGGTGCTTTAGTAACAAACGTAGAAAAAGATAAACCAGCCGACATAGCAGGTCTTAAAAGAGGAGACCTTATAATAAAAGTTGGAAATCAAACGATAAAAAACGCAAATGATCTAAAAAATCTCATAGGATCATTAGAACCGAACAAAGAGATAAAAATAACGTTTGAAAGATCAAATCAGATAAAAGATACAACATTAAAACTAGCAAATATGGACTCAGGCTATATAGATCCAAAAGATGCGTACTTAACAGACGGACTTAGTTTACAAAATTTAAGCGATGAAATAAGATATAAATTCCAAATTCCAAAAGATATAAAAGGAATCATAATTACAAATGTTAAAGATGATTCAAATGCTGCAAATGCAGGCTTTGAAGCAGGAGATATAATCGTTCAAGTGAATGAAAAAATAATATATAACGTAGATGATTTCACAAAAGAGATAAAATCAAGCAAAGCTCAAAACAAAAAACCTATCATTTGGATAAACAGAAGCGGCGTATTAATGGGATTAGTACTAAAATAA
- a CDS encoding DnaJ family protein codes for MSNSLYETLGVDKNATSDEIKKAYRKLARKYHPDINKEAGAEEKFKEINAAYEILSDDEKRAQYDTHGDSMFGGQSFHDFASSQNGADINDILRNIFGGGFGGFSSRSSFSSRDFGGFNGFGSGFEQNLDINSKITIPFNVAINGGEYSININGQSVKIKIPAGINSGEKLRIRGKGKSSNGAKGDVLLSVEVSEDSKFKREGDDLYMPIDIPLKIALFGGKISVDTFKKSVNIKIAPNTKNGQKIRLKGYGVQNRKSGIFGDMYLSVNVVLPDVSSMDKELVKVLEEKL; via the coding sequence ATGAGTAATAGCTTATACGAAACTCTTGGAGTAGATAAAAACGCAACTAGCGATGAGATAAAAAAGGCGTATAGAAAATTAGCAAGAAAATATCATCCCGATATAAATAAAGAAGCCGGAGCAGAAGAGAAATTTAAAGAGATAAACGCAGCCTATGAGATACTAAGTGACGATGAGAAACGTGCTCAGTACGATACTCACGGCGATAGTATGTTTGGCGGTCAAAGTTTTCATGATTTTGCAAGTTCCCAAAACGGAGCCGATATCAATGATATTTTAAGAAATATTTTTGGCGGTGGATTTGGCGGTTTTAGTAGTCGAAGTAGTTTTAGCAGTAGGGATTTTGGAGGTTTTAATGGATTTGGAAGCGGATTTGAGCAGAATTTAGATATAAACTCAAAAATAACCATTCCTTTTAACGTAGCTATAAACGGCGGAGAATATAGTATCAACATAAACGGACAGAGCGTCAAGATAAAAATACCTGCTGGCATAAATAGTGGCGAAAAGCTACGCATAAGAGGAAAAGGAAAGAGTTCAAACGGAGCAAAAGGGGACGTTTTGTTAAGTGTTGAAGTTTCTGAGGATTCTAAATTTAAAAGAGAAGGCGATGATCTTTATATGCCTATAGATATTCCACTTAAAATTGCGCTTTTTGGTGGAAAAATTAGTGTTGATACATTTAAAAAAAGTGTTAATATAAAAATAGCTCCAAATACAAAAAACGGTCAAAAAATAAGACTTAAAGGTTATGGCGTACAAAATAGAAAAAGTGGTATTTTTGGAGATATGTATCTTAGTGTAAATGTAGTCTTGCCCGATGTTAGCTCTATGGATAAAGAGCTAGTTAAGGTACTTGAAGAGAAGCTTTAA
- a CDS encoding heat shock protein transcriptional repressor HspR has protein sequence MKSYDEPVYLISVVAKVLSIHPQTLRQYEREGLVEPSRTGGKMRLYSEKDLDRIKMILRLTRDLGVNLAGVDVILRLKTQIEEYENIIDELRLNLEKINSSDTKRSLVKRKNSFDLIFLNDEK, from the coding sequence ATGAAAAGTTATGATGAGCCGGTTTATTTAATTAGCGTTGTTGCTAAAGTTCTTAGTATACATCCTCAAACTCTACGTCAGTATGAGAGAGAAGGTTTAGTAGAACCTTCTCGTACGGGCGGAAAAATGAGACTTTATAGTGAAAAAGATCTTGATAGAATAAAGATGATTTTAAGATTGACTAGAGATTTGGGTGTAAATTTAGCCGGAGTCGATGTGATATTAAGACTGAAAACTCAGATTGAGGAGTATGAAAATATCATAGACGAATTGAGATTAAATTTAGAAAAGATAAATAGCAGCGATACAAAACGATCTTTAGTAAAGAGAAAAAATAGCTTTGATTTGATATTTTTGAATGATGAAAAGTAA
- a CDS encoding cation:proton antiporter, whose amino-acid sequence MDNFLELFLAATAFAIVLNVFFKRYEIPTIIGYIVTGIFISKTFGLTYNTDLTHIAEFGIVFLMFTIGLEFSFKHLLTMKKEVFLNGIIQVFVTGIIFSMIAQYAFDIGQQTSLIIGFALSLSSTAIVLKTLNDNGDISQVYGRKALGILLFQDIAVIPLLLMIDIFSSKTTSVSDLVTTTLTSAIILLFLLYFIGKYLFNWMLYLVIKTNSQEIFITTILFSVVGASFLAHYFGFSYSLGAFIAGMLIAETQYKHQIEADLIPFRDLLLGLFFITVGMQINFEIIFENLLMIIVILVDVMVIKIAVVYALLATYLKKRVAIKTALSICQIGEFALAIFALLNVNNMLNSETSQILTAVVIISMVATPFILKNIGHLADRLEEESEIPEFEKLKVQDLSDHFIVCGYGRLGQEVVNRLKAQGLLYLVIESDISLVQLGRSRGENVFFGNATQKITLEKASIKTCAAIILTVSNEQKLEMIANSIKDLDYPVNTVIRFTGTEEKQLYADFGENFHLIKEERAVARVLIHEALQCKIDRNI is encoded by the coding sequence ATGGACAATTTTTTAGAGCTGTTTTTAGCAGCTACTGCATTTGCTATAGTGCTTAACGTATTTTTTAAAAGGTATGAAATTCCTACTATTATAGGATATATTGTAACTGGCATATTTATATCAAAAACTTTCGGACTTACTTACAATACCGATCTTACTCATATAGCCGAGTTTGGCATTGTATTTTTGATGTTTACGATAGGACTGGAGTTTAGTTTTAAGCATCTTTTGACTATGAAAAAAGAGGTGTTTTTAAATGGAATAATTCAGGTTTTTGTAACTGGAATTATATTTTCCATGATCGCTCAATACGCTTTTGATATAGGACAACAAACATCGCTTATAATAGGCTTTGCTCTATCTTTGAGTTCAACAGCTATTGTATTAAAAACATTAAACGATAACGGAGATATAAGTCAAGTTTATGGAAGAAAAGCTCTTGGAATACTTCTTTTTCAAGATATCGCCGTTATCCCGTTGCTTCTTATGATAGATATATTTAGTTCAAAAACAACTTCTGTAAGCGATCTTGTGACGACGACTCTAACAAGTGCGATTATACTTCTATTTTTGTTGTATTTTATAGGAAAGTATCTGTTTAACTGGATGCTTTATTTAGTTATCAAGACAAATTCACAAGAGATATTTATAACGACTATTTTATTTAGCGTGGTTGGAGCTAGTTTTTTGGCGCATTATTTTGGTTTTAGCTACTCTTTAGGAGCTTTTATAGCCGGTATGCTTATAGCAGAAACTCAGTACAAACATCAGATAGAAGCTGATCTTATACCTTTTCGAGATCTGCTTTTAGGGTTATTTTTTATAACTGTAGGAATGCAGATAAACTTTGAGATAATATTTGAAAATTTATTAATGATAATAGTGATTTTGGTCGATGTTATGGTGATCAAAATAGCTGTTGTATATGCACTTTTAGCAACTTATCTTAAAAAAAGAGTAGCCATAAAAACAGCTCTTAGTATATGTCAGATTGGCGAGTTCGCTTTAGCTATTTTTGCTCTTTTAAACGTAAATAATATGTTAAATTCAGAAACTTCTCAAATTTTAACCGCGGTTGTAATTATATCTATGGTAGCTACTCCGTTTATCTTAAAAAACATCGGACATTTAGCCGACAGACTAGAAGAAGAGAGCGAAATACCTGAGTTTGAAAAGCTAAAAGTACAAGATTTAAGCGATCATTTTATAGTTTGCGGCTATGGAAGACTCGGTCAAGAAGTTGTAAATAGACTGAAAGCTCAAGGATTGTTATATCTTGTTATAGAGAGTGATATAAGCTTGGTTCAGCTTGGAAGAAGCCGCGGAGAAAATGTATTTTTTGGTAATGCAACTCAAAAAATTACACTAGAAAAAGCATCTATAAAAACATGTGCGGCTATAATTTTAACTGTGAGCAATGAACAAAAGTTAGAGATGATAGCAAACTCTATAAAAGATCTTGATTATCCTGTCAATACCGTTATTAGATTTACGGGGACCGAAGAGAAGCAATTATATGCTGATTTTGGAGAGAATTTCCACCTTATAAAAGAAGAAAGAGCAGTTGCTAGAGTGCTTATACATGAAGCTTTACAGTGTAAAATAGATAGAAATATATAA